Proteins found in one Thermaerobacter subterraneus DSM 13965 genomic segment:
- a CDS encoding MOSC domain-containing protein yields MAVVLTTRVEAVLGAWDAGTFVTQRVEAVEVDFGGIPGDRHHGLTRPAGSREPMYPRGTPIRNRRQLSAVSVEECAAIATGLGLDAVLPEWLGANLLLEGLPELTRLPAGARLLFPGGAGLVCEGENRPCRHPGEVLAALHPLHPEREALPVRFVQVARGRRGIVLSVERPGRIAQGDRVRIWLPRS; encoded by the coding sequence GAGGCCGTACTAGGAGCCTGGGATGCCGGAACCTTCGTGACACAGCGGGTTGAGGCGGTGGAAGTGGATTTCGGCGGCATCCCCGGCGACCGCCACCACGGCCTCACCCGCCCGGCGGGCAGCCGGGAGCCCATGTACCCGCGGGGCACCCCCATCCGCAACCGGCGCCAGCTCAGCGCCGTGTCGGTGGAGGAGTGCGCCGCCATCGCCACCGGCCTCGGGCTCGATGCGGTCCTGCCCGAATGGCTGGGCGCCAACCTGCTGCTGGAGGGCCTGCCGGAGCTGACCCGCCTGCCGGCGGGGGCCCGGCTGCTCTTTCCCGGCGGCGCCGGGCTGGTCTGCGAGGGCGAGAACCGCCCCTGCCGCCATCCGGGCGAGGTGCTGGCGGCGCTGCACCCCCTGCACCCCGAGCGGGAGGCTTTGCCCGTGCGGTTCGTCCAGGTGGCGCGGGGGCGGCGGGGTATCGTCCTCTCCGTGGAGCGGCCGGGCCGCATCGCCCAGGGCGACCGGGTGCGCATCTGGCTGCCGCGAAGCTAG